In one Carassius auratus strain Wakin unplaced genomic scaffold, ASM336829v1 scaf_tig00023221, whole genome shotgun sequence genomic region, the following are encoded:
- the LOC113077776 gene encoding neuronal acetylcholine receptor subunit alpha-9-like, with protein MPAKNVQYFAFFTFCLLFVPVCWGANGIYAQKLLNDLFRNYTSALRPVEDTEDILNVTLQITLSQIIDMDERNQILTAYLWIRQVWIDKYLTWNKANYDGLDTIRIPGSYVWRPDIVLYNSADDHFTSTMDTNVVIRHDGQIMWDAPAITKSSCKVDVSFFPFDAQQCRLTYGSWTYNGNQLDILNAMESADLADLVDNVEWEVLGMPAERNVILYGCCADPYPDVTYTLKLKRRASFYVFNLLIPCVMISFLAPLGFYLPADSGEKVSLGVTVMLALTVFQLLVAEIMPPSENVPLIGKYYIATMTMITASTALTIFIMNIHHCGPEAKPVPEWAKKFILQYLARICFVYEVGENCMTSQPERPDPQPPKAPESNCNMNGQAGKDDFVFKFEDATSPKLPGDTEDASQIMSPACSLGKHPTCQYGVWKEGVFMSMDCGDGAAEAGKATGRGEDEYRDHDGRLKVQCKCEKQHLMRNIEYVANCYRDQRATARRTGEWKKVAKVLDRFFMWLFFIMVFFMSLLIMGKAI; from the exons GCAATATTTTGCCTTTTTTACCTTCTGCTTGCTGTTTGTGCCAG TTTGCTGGGGGGCCAATGGGATCTATGCCCAGAAACTGCTCAATGATTTATTTAGAAACTACACAAGTGCGCTGAGGCCAGTGGAAGACACAGAAGACATCCTGAACGTCACACTACAGATCACACTCTCCCAAATCATTGACATG GACGAGCGTAACCAGATTCTGACAGCTTATTTATGGATACGGCAAGTCTGGATTGACAAGTATCTCACCTGGAATAAGGCGAACTATGATGGGCTTGATACCATCCGTATACCTGGTAGTTACGTATGGAGACCTGATATAGTCCTATATAACAG TGCTGATGATCACTTCACCAGCACTATGGACACCAACGTCGTGATCCGTCATGATGGCCAGATCATGTGGGACGCGCCAGCCATCACTAAAAGCTCCTGTAAAGTTGACGTCTCATTCTTCCCCTTTGACGCCCAGCAGTGTCGTCTGACCTATGGATCATGGACCTACAACGGCAACCAGCTTGATATTCTGAACGCCATGGAGAGCGCAGATCTCGCAGACTTGGTGGACAACGTGGAGTGGGAGGTGCTGGGAATGCCGGCCGAGAGGAATGTCATTCTGTACGGCTGCTGTGCAGACCCTTATCCGGACGTGACCTACACTCTGAAACTGAAGAGAAGGGCCTCGTTTTATGTGTTCAACTTGCTCATTCCCTGTGTGATGATCTCTTTCTTGGCTCCGCTGGGCTTCTATCTACCTGCAGACTCTGGAGAGAAGGTGTCTCTGGGGGTCACTGTGATGTTAGCACTCACCGTGTTTCAGCTGTTGGTAGCTGAGATCATGCCTCCCTCAGAGAATGTTCCTCTTATAG GAAAATATTACATAGCCACAATGACCATGATCACTGCATCCACTGCCCTCACCATCTTTATTATGAACATACATCACTGCGGCCCTGAGGCCAAACCTGTCCCAGAATGGGCCAAGAAATTTATCCTGCAGTATCTGGCCAGGATTTGCTTTGTCTATGAAGTCGGTGAGAACTGCATGACCTCACAGCCAGAGAGACCAGACCCCCAACCACCAAAAGCGCCTGAATCCAACTGCAACATGAACGGCCAAGCTGGGAAAGATGACTTTGTGTTCAAATTTGAGGATGCCACGTCTCCAAAGCTCCCAGGTGACACAGAAGACGCGTCTCAGATCATGAGTCCGGCGTGCTCACTGGGAAAACACCCCACCTGTCAGTATGGTGTGTGGAAGGAGGGAGTGTTCATGAGTATGGACTGCGGTGATGGGGCGGCAGAGGCGGGAAAAGCCACAGGAAGAGGAGAGGATGAATACAGAGATCATGATGGCAGGCTCAAAGTGCAGTGCAAGTGTGAGAAGCAACATCTCATGAGGAATATTGAATATGTCGCAAACTGTTACCGCGATCAGAGAGCCACAGCAAGAAGAACTGGAGAGTGGAAAAAGGTCGCCAAGGTTCTGGATCGATTCTTCATGTGGCTGTTTTTCATTATGGTTTTCTTCATGAGCCTACTTATAATGGGGAAAGCCATATGA